From the genome of Planctomycetota bacterium, one region includes:
- a CDS encoding DUF1328 family protein produces the protein MLSWALAFFIIAIIAAVFGFGNIAAGAAGIAQVLFFIFLVAFVIALVAGLVTGRSTRPPV, from the coding sequence ATGCTGAGTTGGGCGCTGGCATTCTTCATCATCGCGATCATCGCCGCCGTGTTCGGCTTCGGCAACATCGCGGCGGGGGCGGCGGGCATCGCGCAGGTGCTCTTCTTCATCTTCCTGGTCGCCTTCGTGATCGCGCTCGTGGCGGGCCTCGTGACGGGTCGCTCGACCCGCCCGCCCGTGTAG
- a CDS encoding PDZ domain-containing protein translates to MDRLIENLGSSEAPTRRQAERRLAELGEEAVPRLRAAAYDSTAERALAARRLLLEIDRRRRAAQGDPSERTPPPVLAFVYFDWARGVYFQIDPKGRVVLTAPLRDEKSGKLEFHRFEAESLDDFRGRFPGLLGRFGLERLIRPPRVEPGDREWWTRLERWLAPEPSAQDLDERESLSARLEAWRARHRALLERFLREWKQRDPEEPDAGALLGEPEAALRTQLGLEDSGGALVLEVREGGPAERAGLRRHDVIVRVDERPAGSAAEVARILARALRERPVALEVLRGGERVELRFPRPADAP, encoded by the coding sequence GTGGATCGCCTGATCGAGAACCTGGGTTCCTCCGAGGCGCCGACCCGCCGGCAGGCGGAGCGACGGCTGGCGGAACTGGGCGAGGAGGCCGTGCCGCGCCTGCGCGCGGCGGCTTACGACTCGACCGCGGAGCGCGCGCTGGCGGCCCGGCGCCTGCTTTTGGAGATCGATCGCCGCCGTCGCGCCGCGCAAGGCGATCCCTCGGAACGGACGCCCCCTCCGGTCCTTGCGTTCGTGTATTTCGACTGGGCGCGCGGAGTCTACTTCCAGATCGATCCGAAGGGACGGGTCGTCCTGACCGCTCCGCTGCGCGACGAGAAGAGCGGAAAGCTGGAGTTCCATCGATTCGAAGCGGAGTCGCTGGACGACTTTCGGGGGCGGTTCCCGGGACTTCTCGGGCGCTTCGGGCTGGAGCGTCTGATCCGCCCGCCTCGCGTGGAGCCCGGGGATCGCGAGTGGTGGACGCGTCTGGAGCGGTGGCTGGCGCCGGAGCCTTCGGCGCAGGACCTGGACGAACGCGAGAGTCTGTCCGCGCGGCTGGAAGCCTGGCGCGCCCGGCATCGCGCACTCCTCGAGCGCTTTCTTCGGGAGTGGAAGCAGCGTGACCCCGAGGAGCCCGACGCGGGCGCGCTCCTGGGCGAGCCGGAGGCGGCGTTGCGCACGCAGCTCGGCCTGGAGGATTCCGGAGGCGCGCTGGTCCTGGAAGTGCGCGAAGGTGGACCGGCGGAGCGCGCGGGGTTGCGCCGGCACGACGTGATCGTGCGGGTGGACGAACGACCGGCCGGATCGGCCGCCGAGGTCGCCCGGATTCTCGCCCGGGCGTTGCGGGAGCGCCCGGTGGCGCTCGAAGTGCTCCGCGGCGGGGAACGCGTGGAGCTTCGGTTTCCCCGACCCGCCGACGCGCCGTAA